Proteins from a single region of Fervidobacterium thailandense:
- a CDS encoding DUF3800 domain-containing protein, with product MKAIENFIEIFMDESESEDKRFTSICSISGNPTTLLAKENELRKQLNRFQISELKFSELHRRNVPKELIYTFLDIAILSSINGEIRIDVLTFDKHDSRHNVRGRDDEENLKRMIYHLLRNVCYNWKAKSFAFYPDQHTNFSRFLEPSKYIELTKLNPLSKKIKDKSLFRDESWFPKVEKVEMKDSKAVAIIQLCDIFAGIHRFSLSRMEKLKYIKNCRLGQMPMFQPQEIKEESSSEKLRFDIIFYIKEQAEKHKLPISLESKGYLCTHDPKCNLNFWFYSPQSEKDKAPTRR from the coding sequence ATGAAAGCCATCGAAAACTTTATTGAAATCTTTATGGACGAGTCTGAGTCTGAAGATAAAAGATTCACGTCCATTTGTTCTATTAGTGGAAATCCTACTACACTGTTAGCTAAGGAAAATGAACTAAGGAAACAGCTAAACAGATTCCAGATAAGTGAACTAAAGTTTTCTGAACTTCACAGAAGGAATGTTCCTAAGGAACTGATTTACACTTTTTTAGATATTGCTATACTATCCTCAATAAATGGAGAGATACGGATAGACGTTCTAACTTTTGATAAACATGATAGCCGGCATAATGTTAGAGGTCGGGATGATGAGGAAAATTTAAAAAGGATGATTTATCATTTGCTTCGGAATGTTTGTTATAACTGGAAAGCGAAAAGTTTCGCTTTTTACCCAGATCAACATACCAATTTCTCCAGATTTTTAGAACCTTCCAAATACATTGAACTGACCAAATTAAATCCTTTATCGAAAAAAATAAAGGATAAAAGCCTTTTTCGTGATGAGAGTTGGTTTCCCAAAGTCGAGAAGGTTGAGATGAAAGATTCTAAAGCTGTTGCTATTATACAACTTTGCGACATTTTTGCTGGTATTCACAGATTTTCGCTATCAAGAATGGAAAAGCTAAAATACATAAAAAATTGCAGGTTAGGTCAAATGCCAATGTTTCAACCACAAGAAATCAAAGAAGAGAGTTCTTCAGAAAAGCTTAGATTCGATATTATCTTTTACATCAAAGAACAAGCTGAAAAGCATAAGTTACCTATAAGCCTTGAAAGCAAGGGATACTTGTGTACTCACGATCCAAAATGCAACTTGAATTTTTGGTTTTATTCTCCCCAATCAGAAAAAGATAAAGCACCCACAAGAAGGTAG
- a CDS encoding YkvA family protein — protein sequence MRFERRDRDNAKRRFYQLQEGVDPLTDGRFVISEEQTILRLLENFPFGEVVRTVLAFVSMLKDYFDGRYKEVPLGTITAIIAAMLYFLMPMDVIPDLIPFVGWIDDAFVIRFCFELVRSDVERYLEQKENFM from the coding sequence ATGAGGTTCGAGCGAAGAGATCGGGATAATGCAAAAAGAAGGTTCTACCAACTACAGGAAGGTGTCGACCCATTAACCGATGGCAGATTTGTAATTAGTGAGGAACAAACAATACTCCGGTTACTGGAAAACTTTCCATTTGGAGAAGTTGTTAGAACTGTCTTGGCTTTCGTATCGATGCTTAAAGATTACTTTGATGGTAGGTATAAAGAGGTACCGTTGGGGACGATTACGGCGATAATTGCTGCCATGTTGTACTTTCTCATGCCGATGGACGTGATTCCAGACCTGATTCCATTTGTTGGCTGGATCGACGATGCTTTCGTAATTAGATTTTGCTTTGAACTTGTCAGAAGCGATGTTGAAAGGTACCTGGAGCAAAAGGAAAACTTCATGTGA
- a CDS encoding DDE-type integrase/transposase/recombinase — MSLLPSSQSLRPFRNILSLNSYSPSVSTIYRWINALSSAIKFTPIHFEVLCVDEKFEKLASKGKTDTVYVFLAVSFDNYLIANFRVSLNRDTLQAIKLISPCQPKLVLSDGLTSYAQACEYLNISHKTISSRVNQAVESRNSILAFFTQIRRGFKNLTNVIKYIKAFVVLHNIKRKLRMQEPGDWVKIQKPLMEYVLNHFEELFAFG, encoded by the coding sequence TTGTCCCTACTGCCATCATCACAAAGTCTACGTCCATTCAGAAACATCCTATCTCTCAACAGCTACTCTCCAAGTGTCTCTACCATCTACCGCTGGATAAATGCACTCTCTTCTGCCATCAAGTTTACTCCCATCCATTTTGAGGTCCTTTGTGTCGATGAAAAGTTCGAAAAACTCGCTTCAAAGGGAAAGACCGATACTGTCTATGTCTTCCTTGCCGTTAGCTTCGATAACTACCTGATTGCTAACTTCCGTGTCTCTCTCAACCGTGATACGCTCCAAGCCATCAAGCTAATATCCCCTTGTCAGCCAAAGCTTGTGCTATCTGATGGATTAACCTCATACGCTCAAGCCTGTGAGTATTTGAACATTTCCCACAAAACCATCAGCTCCAGAGTAAATCAAGCGGTAGAATCCAGAAACAGCATTCTTGCGTTCTTCACGCAAATTAGAAGAGGGTTCAAGAACCTAACGAACGTGATTAAGTACATCAAAGCGTTTGTTGTGCTCCACAACATCAAGCGGAAGTTGAGAATGCAAGAGCCAGGAGACTGGGTGAAGATACAAAAGCCGTTGATGGAATACGTGCTGAATCACTTTGAAGAGCTATTTGCGTTTGGCTGA